From the Quercus lobata isolate SW786 chromosome 6, ValleyOak3.0 Primary Assembly, whole genome shotgun sequence genome, one window contains:
- the LOC115995427 gene encoding pentatricopeptide repeat-containing protein At5g38730 — MAALVSLASETHFVQSVCAIIVKGQWHNLLKAKIGSTLTSTTIHQVLLQPSLYNNNHGPPLSWAFFKWVESVPNYNHSLQCSWTMVHILTKHKHFKTAQGLLEKIARKDFLSSPLVLNALVRSYDDPDLNSHVLSWLVIYYGNSRMTQDAIQVFEHMRVHSFKPHLHACTVLLNCLIKDRLTDMVWKVYKKMVRIGVVPNLHIYNVLIHACCKSGDLEKAEELLSEMELKCVFPDLVTYNTLISLYCKRSMHYEALGVQDRMERGGISPDIVTFNSLIYGFCREGRMREAVKLFQEIKGATPNHVTYTTLIDGYCRVNDLEEALRLRKVMEAKGLYPEVVTYNSILRKLCEEGRIRDANMLLNEMSERKVVPGNVTCNTLINAYCKIGDMRSALKVKNKLLEAGLKLDQFTYKALIHGFCKVQEMDSAKEHLFSMLHSEFSPSYCTYSWIIDALCNQDNEDAVLRLPDELVQRGLCVDVSVYRALIRRLCKRERLDSAEKIFSIMQGKGISGDSIVYTTLAYAYLKAGKATVASKMLDEMAIRRLKITLKLYKSFSASYLGDSNILRLFWDHVVERGLMSKNIIKKMEQMNVPL, encoded by the coding sequence CAACCATTCACCAGGTACTCCTGCAACCCTCACTTTATAATAACAATCATGGTCCCCCACTTTCTTGGGCATTTTTCAAGTGGGTCGAATCGGTTCCTAACTATAATCACTCGCTGCAATGTTCATGGACAATGGTTCACATCCTCACTAAGCACAAGCACTTCAAAACTGCACAAGGCTTGCTTGAGAAAATTGCACGCAAGGATTTTCTATCGTCACCCTTAGTTTTGAATGCTTTGGTGAGGAGTTATGATGACCCGGATTTGAATTCTCATGTTTTAAGCTGGCTTGTGATATATTATGGTAATTCAAGGATGACCCAGGATGCAATTCAAGTGTTTGAGCACATGAGGGTGCATAGCTTCAAGCCTCATTTGCATGCTTGTACTGTGCTTTTGAATTGTTTAATAAAGGATAGGTTGACTGATATGGTATGGAAAGTATATAAGAAGATGGTGCGGATAGGGGTTGTTCCGAATTTACACATTTATAATGTTTTAATTCATGCCTGTTGCAAGTCTGGTGATTTGGAGAAGGCAGAAGAGCTGTTGAGTGAGATGGAATTGAAATGTGTTTTTCCTGATCTTGTTACATATAATACATTGATCTCATTATACTGCAAGAGGAGTATGCACTATGAGGCTTTGGGTGTACAAGATAGAATGGAAAGAGGAGGAATAAGTCCTGATATTGTGACTTTTAATTCCCTTATTTATGGATTTTGTAGAGAAGGTAGAATGAGAGAGGCTGTAAAGCTCTTCCAGGAAATTAAAGGTGCTACTCCCAATCATGTGACATACACTACTTTGATTGATGGATATTGCAGAGTAAATGACCTTGAAGAAGCATTAAGATTGCGCAAGGTGATGGAGGCTAAGGGCTTGTACCCTGAAGTTGTTACTTATAATTCAATTCTACGCAAGTTGTGTGAAGAAGGCCGGATAAGGGATGCAAATATGCTCTTGAATGAGATGAGTGAGAGGAAAGTTGTACCTGGCAATGTGACATGTAACACGTTGATTAATGCTTACTGCAAGATAGGAGATATGAGGTCTGCATTAAAAGTGAAGAACAAACTGTTGGAGGCTGGATTGAAGCTGGACCAGTTTACATACAAAGCTCTGATTCATGGATTCTGCAAAGTCCAAGAGATGGACAGTGCTAAAGAGCATTTGTTTAGCATGCTTCATTCAGAATTTTCTCCAAGTTACTGCACTTACTCATGGATTATAGATGCTTTATGCAACCAAGACAATGAAGATGCAGTTCTAAGACTCCCGGATGAGCTAGTGCAGAGAGGCCTTTGTGTTGATGTCTCAGTGTATAGGGCACTGATAAGAAGGCTATGTAAGAGGGAAAGATTGGACTCTGCTGAAAAAATATTCAGTATTATGCAAGGGAAGGGCATATCAGGAGACAGCATTGTATACACTACTCTGGCATATGCTTACTTGAAAGCAGGGAAGGCAACTGTTGCTTCAAAGATGTTAGATGAAATGGCTATAAGGAGGTTGAAGATAACACTTAAACTCTATAAATCGTTCAGTGCTTCTTATCTTGGTGACAGCAACATCTTACGTCTTTTTTGGGATCATGTGGTTGAGAGGGGCTTAAtgtccaaaaatattattaagaaaatgGAGCAGATGAATGTTCCCTTGTAA